A window from Heliangelus exortis chromosome 17, bHelExo1.hap1, whole genome shotgun sequence encodes these proteins:
- the ABAT gene encoding 4-aminobutyrate aminotransferase, mitochondrial, which yields MASMLLSRQLTCCLQHNSRLLVFGHRYISQAAAKIDVDFDYDGPLMKTEVPGPRSRELMKQLNGIQNAEGVHFFCNYEESRGNYLVDVDGNRMLDLYSQISSIPIGYSHPSLIKLLQQPQNLSTFINRPALGILPPENFADKLKESLLSVAPKGLSQVVTMSCGSCSNENAFKAIFMWYRNKERGHNNVTKEELESCMINQPPGCPDYAMLSFMGGFHGRTMGCLATTHSKAIHKLDIPSLDWPIAPFPRLKYPLEDFVKENQQEEARCLEEVEDLIVKYRKKKKIVAGIIVEPIQSEGGDNHASDDFFRKLRDIARKHGCAFLVDEVQTGGGCTGKFWAHEHWGLDDPADVVTFSKKMMTGGFFSKEEFRPNAPFRIFNTWLGDPSKNLMLAEVIKVIKTEDLLNNATHAGKALLTGLLDLQARYPHLISRVRGRGTFCSFDTPNDATRNKLITIARNKGVVLGGCGDRSIRFRPTLIFKDHHAHLFLNIFSDILANFK from the exons GACACAGATATATCAGTCAAGCTGCAGCTAAAATTGATGTGGATTTTGATTATGATGGACCACTAATGAAGACAGAAGTTCCTGGACCAAGATCTAGA GAATTAATGAAGCAATTGAATGGAATTCAg aatgCAGAAGGTGTACACTTCTTTTGCAATTATGAAGAGAGCCGAGGGAACTACCTTGTAGATGTAGATGGCAATCGCATGCTGGATCTCTACTCTCAGATTTCATCCATCCCAATAG gTTACAGCCATCCCTCCCTGATAAAgcttctgcagcagccacagaacTTG AGCACTTTTATCAACAGACCTGCCCTAGGGATTTTACCTCCAGAGAACTTTGCAGATAAGCTGAAGGAATCTTTGTTATCA GTGGCTCCTAAGGGCCTGTCACAGGTGGTGACCATGTCTTGTGGATCCTGCTCCAATGAAAATGCCTTTAAAGCAATATTTATGTGGTACAGA aacaaGGAGAGAGGCCATAATAATGTCACAAAAGAGGAACTGGAATCTTGCATGATTAACCAG CCCCCCGGCTGCCCTGACTACGCCATGCTCTCCTTCATGGGCGGCTTCCACGGAAGGACCATGG GTTGCTTAGCTACAACTCACTCTAAAGCAATTCACAAGTTGGACATTCCTTCGCTGGACTGGCCTATTGCTCCATTTCCAAGGCTAAAGTATCCTCTGGAAGACTTTGTGAAAGAGAATCAACAGGAAGAAGCCCGTTGTTTAGAGGAG GTGGAAGACCTGATTGTGAAgtacaggaaaaagaagaagattGTGGCTGGAATTATTGTAGAACCAATACAGTCAGAGGGTGGGGACAATCATGCTTCAGATGACTTCTTCAGAAAGCTACGAGATATTGCCAGAAAG CATGGCTGTGCCTTCTTGGTGGATGAGGTGCAGACAGGAGGTGGCTGCACAGGAAAATTCTGGGCACATGAACACTGGGGCCTGGATGACCCAGCTGATGTGGTAACGTTCAGTAAGAAGATGATGacaggaggatttttttccaaagaggaGTTCAGGCCAAATGCT CCCTTTCGGATTTTTAATACCTGGCTTGGAGACCCATCCAAGAACCTGATGCTTGCTGAGGTCATTAAGGTTATTAAAACAGAAGACCTTCTAAACAATGCAACCCACGCCGGGAAAGCACTGCTGACTGGGCTGTTGGACTTACAG GCTCGTTATCCCCATCTTATCAGCAGAGTGAGAGGAAGAGGAACATTCTGTTCGTTTGACACTCCAAATGATGCGACTAGAAACAAGTTAATTACAATAGCCAGAAACAAAG GTGTTGTGCTGGGAGGCTGTGGCGACAGATCAATTCGCTTTCGTCCGACGCTGATCTTCAAGGATCATCATGCACACCTctttctgaacattttcagtgaCATCTTAGCAAACTTCAAGTAA